From Natrinema salaciae, the proteins below share one genomic window:
- a CDS encoding zinc-dependent alcohol dehydrogenase, translated as MIVVRVTTDVTQNATDRMTALLKTTPEPGMRLESIPVPEPGPGEVRIRVESVGIDRGAEALIYDWHESKRHYADELPQLFGHEFAGTIDATGPDVDGIATGERVAVEPVVGCGRCRCCRSGSFSICPDRRIVGLDPALDGALAEYAVVPAETVYPIGSLSADEGVFLELLGLAVHGIERSGFEPGDSVAITGPGAVGIGALVAAVAGGASSITVVGADADREDRLPLARELGATRAVASEELTDGLDEAVDVFIEAAGHPDAFSLASSSTRRDGEIVQIGIFHGAETVPVDLTRLVRRGVSITTVYGRRDSSWRRAIAIAADTDLSPALGPSFPLADYADAFEATRRREGIKITLHP; from the coding sequence ATGATCGTCGTCCGCGTCACTACGGACGTGACGCAGAACGCGACGGATCGAATGACCGCGCTCCTGAAGACGACGCCCGAACCGGGGATGCGCCTCGAGTCGATTCCAGTCCCCGAGCCGGGGCCCGGAGAAGTCAGGATTCGAGTCGAATCGGTCGGGATCGACCGCGGCGCGGAGGCGCTGATTTACGACTGGCACGAGAGCAAACGCCACTACGCGGACGAGTTGCCCCAGCTGTTTGGCCACGAGTTCGCGGGAACGATCGACGCGACCGGTCCCGACGTCGACGGGATCGCGACGGGCGAGCGCGTCGCGGTGGAACCGGTCGTCGGCTGCGGCCGCTGTCGGTGCTGCCGCTCGGGCTCGTTCTCGATCTGTCCGGACCGGCGTATCGTCGGGCTCGATCCGGCCCTCGACGGCGCGCTCGCGGAGTACGCCGTCGTTCCCGCGGAGACGGTCTACCCGATCGGCTCGCTGAGCGCGGACGAGGGCGTCTTCCTCGAGCTGCTCGGACTGGCCGTCCACGGGATCGAGCGGTCCGGTTTCGAGCCCGGCGACAGCGTCGCGATCACCGGCCCCGGAGCGGTCGGCATCGGCGCGCTCGTCGCGGCGGTCGCCGGCGGCGCGAGTTCGATAACGGTCGTCGGCGCGGACGCCGACCGCGAGGATCGGCTCCCGCTCGCCCGGGAGCTCGGCGCGACCCGCGCGGTCGCGTCCGAGGAGCTCACCGACGGGCTCGACGAGGCGGTCGACGTGTTCATCGAGGCCGCCGGACACCCCGACGCGTTCTCGCTCGCATCGTCGTCGACGCGTCGCGACGGCGAGATCGTCCAGATCGGTATCTTCCACGGCGCGGAGACGGTGCCCGTCGATCTGACGCGACTCGTTCGACGGGGCGTCTCGATCACGACGGTCTACGGCCGTCGGGACTCGAGCTGGCGGCGTGCGATCGCTATCGCGGCCGACACCGACCTCTCGCCCGCGCTCGGCCCGTCGTTTCCCCTGGCCGACTACGCGGACGCCTTCGAAGCGACCCGGCGGCGCGAGGGCATCAAGATCACGCTTCACCCGTAG
- a CDS encoding acyl-CoA dehydrogenase family protein, with product MIDLSPEQELLVSSVEAIAEREFADRAFEWDGEPPWENAQLLADRGFLGVNFPEEYGGGGMTELDAILTIEAVGRVCPDTAEFLYNQQLVAPRAIELFGTDAATERYLPPVLDGEDSIAIGISEPEAGSDVGAMRTRVEEDGTELVLDGEKTWVSNVEHSSAVLVWTKFPEGLGSVVVEFDWDGVEVEQHYANMADHHQTHFVMEDVTVPEENVVTRGPDGFKNQLRALNWERLGSATLANALARCALEKALDYADQRTQFDRPIGEFQGIEWKLADAATDLEASRALTHRAAARAHERGRVPDRRDASMAKLHASEMVERVVSEALQIHGANGYQQGHPLEYLYRLARGRRLAAGTDEIQKNQIAASLKADGLRDLV from the coding sequence ATGATCGACCTCAGCCCCGAGCAGGAGCTCCTCGTCTCGTCGGTGGAAGCCATCGCGGAGCGGGAGTTCGCCGACCGGGCGTTCGAGTGGGACGGCGAGCCGCCGTGGGAGAACGCGCAACTCCTCGCCGACAGGGGGTTTCTCGGCGTCAACTTCCCGGAAGAGTACGGCGGCGGCGGGATGACCGAACTCGACGCGATCCTCACCATCGAGGCAGTGGGGCGCGTCTGTCCCGATACCGCGGAGTTCCTCTACAATCAGCAGCTGGTCGCACCGCGGGCGATCGAGCTGTTCGGGACCGACGCGGCCACGGAACGGTACCTGCCGCCGGTGCTCGACGGCGAGGACAGCATCGCCATCGGCATCTCCGAGCCGGAGGCCGGCTCCGACGTCGGCGCGATGCGGACGCGAGTCGAGGAAGACGGCACCGAGCTGGTGCTCGACGGCGAAAAGACGTGGGTGAGCAACGTCGAACACTCGAGCGCGGTGCTGGTGTGGACGAAGTTCCCCGAGGGGCTCGGGTCGGTCGTCGTCGAGTTTGACTGGGACGGCGTCGAGGTCGAACAGCACTACGCGAACATGGCGGACCACCACCAGACCCACTTCGTCATGGAGGACGTGACCGTTCCCGAGGAGAACGTCGTCACGCGCGGCCCGGACGGGTTCAAGAACCAGCTCCGGGCGCTCAACTGGGAGCGGCTGGGGAGCGCGACGCTCGCGAACGCGCTCGCGCGCTGCGCGCTCGAGAAGGCGCTCGACTACGCCGATCAGCGGACCCAGTTCGACCGGCCGATCGGCGAGTTCCAGGGGATCGAGTGGAAACTCGCGGACGCCGCGACGGACCTGGAGGCCTCGCGAGCGCTGACCCACCGCGCGGCGGCGCGGGCCCACGAGCGGGGCCGCGTTCCGGACCGGCGCGACGCGTCGATGGCCAAGCTGCACGCCAGCGAGATGGTCGAACGCGTCGTCAGCGAGGCGCTCCAGATCCACGGCGCGAACGGGTATCAGCAGGGCCACCCCCTCGAGTACCTCTACCGGCTCGCGCGGGGCCGCCGGCTCGCCGCCGGCACCGACGAGATACAGAAGAATCAGATCGCGGCCAGCCTGAAAGCGGACGGCCTTCGGGATCTCGTCTGA
- a CDS encoding CoA-transferase subunit beta, giving the protein MNYTKSELMVVAAARELENDDAVLVGIGKPNLACNVAKRTHAPDLRMVYESGTIGSDPSSPPLSIGDPVLASGALSIEPMRNNFNYYLQAGRLDVGFLGGAQIDKFGNINSTVIGDYDDPDVRLPGSGGACEIAGHVDRTLMVTPHSARRFPEAVDFITSPGYVDGRTGREKLGLDGGPEAVITDLAVCRFDERGVMYVDALHPNATREDVRAETGWEIEFADDLRTTPGPNEEELRLIREVLDPDEMYTDQAE; this is encoded by the coding sequence ATGAACTACACGAAGAGCGAACTGATGGTGGTGGCGGCCGCGAGGGAACTCGAGAACGACGACGCCGTGCTCGTCGGGATCGGCAAACCGAACCTGGCGTGTAACGTCGCCAAGCGCACGCACGCACCGGACCTGCGGATGGTCTACGAGTCGGGGACGATCGGATCGGACCCGTCGTCGCCGCCGCTGTCGATCGGCGACCCGGTGCTCGCGTCGGGCGCGCTCTCGATCGAACCGATGCGGAACAACTTCAACTACTACTTGCAGGCTGGCCGCCTCGACGTGGGGTTCCTGGGCGGCGCGCAGATCGACAAGTTCGGCAACATCAACTCGACTGTCATCGGCGACTACGACGATCCGGACGTCCGCCTGCCGGGAAGCGGCGGCGCTTGCGAGATCGCGGGCCACGTCGACCGAACGCTGATGGTTACGCCCCACTCGGCGCGCCGGTTCCCCGAGGCGGTCGATTTCATCACCAGCCCCGGCTACGTCGACGGCCGCACGGGACGCGAGAAGCTCGGCCTCGACGGCGGCCCGGAGGCGGTCATCACCGATCTCGCCGTCTGCCGGTTCGACGAGCGCGGAGTGATGTACGTCGACGCATTGCATCCGAACGCGACGCGCGAGGACGTCCGCGCCGAGACGGGCTGGGAGATCGAGTTCGCCGACGACCTGCGGACGACGCCGGGGCCGAACGAGGAGGAGCTCCGACTGATCCGCGAGGTGCTCGATCCGGACGAGATGTACACCGACCAGGCCGAGTGA
- a CDS encoding CoA transferase subunit A, with amino-acid sequence MSNVTSMQDAVSNGVSDGDSVYLAGFTHLIPFAAGHEIIRQEKRDLELIRATPDLIYDQLIAAGCARKATFSWAGNPGVGSLPAFRRAAEEGIPTELELEEYTHFGLVAALDAGASNLPFAPLRGFIGSDLPAHNDNIARIESPFDDDYVYAVAPIEPDVAVIRAQRADEAGNAHLWGIQGEVKVAGLAADTVILSVEELCAEETIRSDPNRTVITSDDVDHVVHDPYGSHPSYAQGYYGRDNEAYIEWAEIASDVDRVEAWLDEWVYGVENRREYVEKLGVDRLLELDPDRSYATPVDMGAYR; translated from the coding sequence ATGAGCAACGTCACGTCCATGCAGGACGCCGTTAGCAACGGCGTCTCCGACGGCGATAGCGTCTATCTCGCGGGGTTCACGCACCTCATCCCGTTCGCGGCGGGACACGAGATCATCAGACAGGAGAAACGCGACCTCGAGCTGATCAGGGCCACGCCGGACCTGATCTACGATCAGCTGATCGCCGCCGGCTGTGCGCGAAAGGCGACGTTCTCGTGGGCCGGAAACCCCGGCGTCGGGAGCTTGCCGGCGTTTCGCAGGGCCGCCGAGGAGGGGATTCCGACCGAACTCGAGCTCGAGGAGTACACCCACTTCGGGTTGGTCGCTGCACTCGACGCGGGCGCGTCAAACCTGCCCTTCGCCCCGCTGCGCGGCTTCATCGGGTCGGATCTGCCCGCCCACAACGACAACATCGCGCGAATCGAGAGCCCGTTCGACGACGACTACGTGTACGCCGTCGCGCCGATCGAGCCGGACGTGGCGGTCATCCGGGCCCAGCGGGCCGACGAGGCGGGCAACGCCCACCTCTGGGGGATTCAGGGCGAAGTGAAGGTCGCCGGCCTGGCCGCCGACACCGTGATCCTCTCGGTGGAGGAACTCTGCGCCGAGGAGACGATCCGAAGCGACCCGAACCGAACGGTCATCACGAGCGACGACGTCGACCACGTCGTCCACGACCCCTACGGCTCGCACCCGTCGTACGCTCAGGGCTACTACGGGCGGGACAACGAGGCGTACATCGAGTGGGCCGAGATCGCGAGCGACGTCGACCGGGTCGAGGCGTGGCTCGACGAGTGGGTCTACGGCGTCGAGAACCGCCGGGAGTACGTCGAGAAACTCGGCGTCGACAGGCTGCTCGAGCTCGACCCGGACCGATCGTACGCGACGCCCGTCGACATGGGGGCGTACAGATGA
- a CDS encoding VOC family protein, with protein MDVLHTAIWVDDIETQLEFYCDGLGLERTREFDLDGVTNTYVGGASDAEIQFKHDGTERNPEPSGIDHLAVGVSDVDETVDDLVDRYGGDVVDEPRTLEEKGLRIAFVADPEGYVVELIETLEG; from the coding sequence ATGGACGTCCTGCACACGGCCATCTGGGTCGACGACATCGAGACGCAACTCGAGTTCTACTGCGACGGGCTCGGGCTCGAGCGCACCCGCGAGTTCGACCTCGACGGCGTGACCAACACGTACGTCGGCGGCGCGAGCGACGCGGAGATACAGTTCAAACACGACGGCACCGAACGGAACCCGGAGCCGTCCGGAATCGATCACCTCGCGGTCGGCGTCTCCGACGTGGACGAAACCGTCGACGACCTCGTCGACCGCTACGGCGGCGACGTGGTCGACGAGCCGCGAACCCTCGAGGAGAAGGGGCTCCGCATCGCGTTCGTGGCCGACCCGGAGGGGTACGTCGTCGAGCTCATCGAGACGCTCGAGGGATAA